One genomic window of Cellulophaga sp. Hel_I_12 includes the following:
- a CDS encoding SUMF1/EgtB/PvdO family nonheme iron enzyme encodes MRNLVPIVLFFALLSLQCKEQTKENVKESTTKDSDSATDEKQPIKIQINEPDDVMTPQGMVWIPGGAFQQGAVQQDKMAMQHEKPAHIVHIDGFFMDITEVTNAEFSKFVEETKYISVAERAIAWDEMKKQLPEGTPKPHDSILQPGALVFKKTKSSVPNLYDFSQWWEWKIGASWRHPNGPESSIVGKENDPVVQISFEDALAYCTWAGKRLPTEAEWERAARGNQNNKVYAWGDDVSVLSTKANTWEGEFPVNNTMVDGHERRAEVKSYPPNDYGLYDMSGNVWEWTSDWYSSKYYRELQQLNKATVNPKGPQQAYNPNNPYATEKVIKGGSFLCSDSYCASYRISSRMGTSPDSASEHVGFRTVVSVAMLQSENRK; translated from the coding sequence ATGAGAAATTTAGTGCCAATTGTACTTTTTTTTGCTTTGCTCAGTTTGCAATGTAAAGAGCAAACAAAAGAGAATGTAAAAGAGAGTACCACAAAAGACTCTGATTCTGCCACGGATGAAAAACAGCCTATTAAAATTCAAATTAATGAGCCAGATGATGTAATGACCCCTCAAGGTATGGTTTGGATTCCGGGTGGTGCGTTTCAACAGGGTGCGGTGCAACAAGATAAGATGGCCATGCAACATGAAAAACCGGCACATATAGTGCATATCGATGGGTTTTTTATGGATATAACAGAAGTGACCAATGCAGAATTTTCAAAATTTGTAGAGGAAACGAAATATATCAGCGTAGCTGAGCGTGCTATTGCGTGGGACGAAATGAAGAAGCAATTGCCCGAAGGAACACCAAAACCCCATGATTCAATTTTGCAACCAGGAGCTCTGGTGTTTAAAAAAACAAAAAGTTCGGTCCCTAATTTATACGATTTTTCTCAATGGTGGGAGTGGAAGATAGGTGCAAGTTGGAGGCATCCTAATGGGCCTGAAAGTTCTATTGTCGGAAAGGAGAACGATCCTGTGGTTCAAATTTCTTTTGAAGATGCATTGGCCTACTGTACATGGGCAGGCAAAAGGTTGCCTACGGAAGCAGAATGGGAGCGTGCGGCACGAGGAAATCAAAATAATAAAGTATACGCCTGGGGAGACGATGTTTCTGTTTTAAGCACAAAAGCCAATACCTGGGAAGGAGAATTCCCAGTAAATAATACTATGGTAGATGGTCATGAGCGGCGTGCAGAGGTAAAATCGTATCCACCAAATGATTATGGACTATATGATATGTCTGGTAATGTTTGGGAGTGGACAAGCGATTGGTACAGTAGCAAATATTATAGAGAACTACAGCAGTTGAATAAGGCAACGGTAAATCCGAAAGGGCCTCAGCAGGCTTATAATCCTAACAACCCCTATGCAACAGAAAAAGTAATTAAAGGAGGCTCCTTTCTATGCAGTGATTCCTACTGTGCCAGTTATCGCATATCCTCACGAATGGGCACAAGTCCGGACTCCGCATCGGAACATGTTGGGTTTAGAACTGTAGTATCTGTGGCCATGTTACAATCGGAAAACAGAAAATAG
- a CDS encoding PEP/pyruvate-binding domain-containing protein, with protein MKNYCIIFSIFFFYSTVIFSQKLSNEKIKEQITNYKNDIRGPYKDIRWFCTDGSIRQPKDPCPDNIGPGVQHARYKDAVLALGKSNHIFLGQILAATNVKDFWDAEKNHSRLKQYQLEKYLKTIDNGWILQKGQFYRGSIQSEDEQAWGIEFYNWLLSDSDRLAQNYFLIRQSLKDIPYEGDANTSQLMRSQSKVISDVYLPFMDLRVKIHSQPEFSDIQKVKDFKQKNASKLTTTLNEQFDALLSTMTTFYKPIDMNAFLTNAPLVKKSAIGSRIAAYAAASATASPQNLIIDSSELLLELRNSILTEENPQLRLQLLDISLKIENILFKNASKWEPSTVNSLLEKICYLGMATAGAGYIELWEWEQIKGSLSQYEVETMTLGQITAVLQNARSALEWSAAMVKANYQDVVNDYTEFEPKAYGFIDDKIRGSIALYLGKSVGELGDYMAKESSLTNKVLNVQNQSTFRGLNPGYAFGTLVVVEGSPDEIEVSSDKIYFFQRAPADLKPVSGIGTVAEGNMVSHVQLLARNLGIPNTALSDENLKDLAAFNGQKVFFAVSNKGNVILKLEKDMSAIEVALFAKKERTEGKIAVPVENIRLQETAILNMRNVDAEDSGKLCGPKAANLGQLKKMFPDKVVEGLVIPFGIFREHMDQTMPGQTISYWKFLNTMFAEADHMLSKNIDEKEVENYQLRQLETLRAAIKQMPLKASFTAALEREFSAVFGKELGAIPVFLRSDTNMEDLKDFTGAGLNLTIFNAVEKEKIIAGIKDVWASPYTERSFKWRQKYLLNPENVFPSILVIPSVDVDYSGVLITKGLSSGDENDLTIAFSRGAGGAVDGQSAETYLIKSKGGFELLAPAREISHTTLPITGGTGKKTATFEKSVLSAQNIREIQELAETIRQRMPKETNSDYNGAYDVELGFKDDTLWLFQIRPFVENKKALSSGYLESITPKIDALKKIQLSTKL; from the coding sequence ATGAAAAATTACTGTATTATTTTCTCTATATTTTTCTTTTATTCCACCGTTATTTTTTCTCAAAAACTTAGCAACGAAAAAATAAAAGAACAAATTACTAACTACAAAAATGACATCAGAGGTCCCTATAAGGACATTCGATGGTTTTGTACTGATGGGAGTATTCGTCAACCCAAAGATCCTTGTCCTGATAATATTGGGCCTGGTGTGCAACATGCACGTTATAAAGATGCAGTCCTTGCTTTAGGAAAAAGCAATCATATTTTTTTAGGCCAAATTTTAGCCGCGACCAATGTTAAAGACTTCTGGGATGCGGAAAAAAACCATTCTAGATTAAAACAATACCAACTAGAGAAGTATTTAAAAACTATTGATAATGGTTGGATTTTACAAAAGGGACAATTTTACCGGGGGTCTATTCAATCTGAAGATGAGCAAGCTTGGGGTATTGAATTTTATAATTGGCTGCTTTCAGATTCGGATCGCCTTGCTCAAAATTATTTTCTAATTCGTCAATCCCTAAAAGATATCCCCTATGAAGGAGATGCGAATACATCGCAATTAATGCGCAGTCAATCTAAGGTCATCTCAGATGTATATTTGCCTTTTATGGATCTCAGGGTAAAAATTCACAGTCAACCTGAATTTTCCGACATACAAAAAGTAAAAGATTTTAAGCAAAAAAATGCTTCGAAATTAACGACCACACTGAACGAGCAATTTGATGCTTTACTAAGCACCATGACTACTTTTTACAAGCCTATTGATATGAATGCCTTTTTGACCAATGCTCCTTTGGTTAAAAAGAGCGCTATAGGCTCTCGCATTGCAGCCTATGCTGCAGCTTCTGCAACTGCATCACCTCAAAATTTAATCATCGACTCCTCTGAGTTATTGTTAGAATTAAGGAATTCTATTCTAACAGAAGAAAATCCACAGTTGCGGCTACAACTCCTTGATATTTCCTTAAAAATCGAAAATATTTTGTTCAAGAACGCTTCAAAATGGGAACCATCCACAGTGAATTCTTTATTAGAAAAAATTTGCTATTTAGGGATGGCCACGGCTGGCGCGGGGTATATTGAACTTTGGGAATGGGAACAAATTAAGGGTTCATTAAGCCAATATGAGGTAGAAACCATGACCTTAGGACAAATAACTGCTGTTTTACAAAATGCAAGAAGTGCATTAGAATGGAGTGCTGCTATGGTAAAAGCCAATTACCAAGACGTGGTCAACGACTATACAGAATTTGAACCAAAAGCATATGGGTTTATTGATGATAAGATCAGGGGCTCTATAGCTTTATATTTAGGAAAAAGTGTTGGAGAATTAGGGGATTATATGGCAAAAGAATCCTCACTTACCAATAAAGTCCTAAACGTACAAAACCAAAGTACTTTCCGAGGACTTAACCCTGGATATGCCTTTGGCACCTTAGTCGTTGTAGAGGGCTCACCTGACGAGATAGAAGTGTCATCCGATAAAATCTATTTTTTTCAGCGTGCGCCTGCCGATTTAAAACCGGTTTCCGGTATTGGCACTGTAGCGGAAGGCAATATGGTTTCTCACGTACAGTTACTCGCACGTAATTTAGGAATTCCAAATACAGCATTATCCGATGAAAATCTGAAAGATTTAGCAGCATTTAATGGACAAAAAGTATTTTTTGCCGTCTCTAACAAAGGGAATGTTATCTTAAAATTAGAGAAAGATATGTCCGCTATTGAAGTAGCACTTTTTGCTAAAAAAGAACGAACAGAAGGTAAAATAGCGGTTCCAGTAGAAAATATTAGACTACAAGAGACGGCTATTTTAAATATGCGCAATGTAGATGCCGAAGATTCTGGAAAACTATGCGGACCCAAAGCGGCTAATTTAGGCCAATTGAAAAAAATGTTTCCTGATAAAGTGGTTGAAGGCCTAGTGATCCCTTTTGGAATTTTTAGAGAACATATGGATCAAACGATGCCTGGACAAACGATCTCTTACTGGAAATTTTTAAATACTATGTTCGCCGAAGCAGACCATATGCTTTCGAAAAATATTGATGAAAAAGAAGTTGAAAACTATCAGCTCCGTCAATTAGAAACGCTGCGCGCTGCCATTAAACAAATGCCTTTAAAAGCTAGCTTTACTGCAGCCCTTGAACGTGAATTTTCTGCTGTATTCGGTAAAGAGCTAGGAGCTATCCCCGTTTTTCTTCGCAGTGATACCAATATGGAAGATTTAAAAGATTTTACTGGAGCGGGACTCAACCTCACCATTTTCAATGCAGTTGAAAAAGAAAAAATAATTGCTGGTATTAAAGATGTTTGGGCTTCACCCTATACAGAACGAAGTTTTAAATGGCGTCAGAAATATCTACTAAATCCTGAAAATGTATTTCCATCTATTTTAGTCATTCCTAGCGTTGATGTGGACTATTCGGGCGTTTTAATCACCAAAGGCTTAAGCTCTGGAGACGAAAACGATTTAACCATTGCGTTTAGTCGAGGTGCGGGTGGTGCTGTGGACGGTCAGTCGGCAGAAACCTATTTGATTAAAAGCAAAGGAGGTTTTGAACTGTTGGCTCCCGCTCGGGAAATTTCTCATACCACCCTACCTATAACTGGTGGAACAGGTAAAAAAACGGCGACTTTTGAAAAATCGGTATTGAGTGCTCAAAATATTAGAGAAATACAAGAATTGGCGGAGACGATTAGACAAAGAATGCCTAAAGAAACCAATAGTGATTATAATGGAGCTTATGATGTAGAATTGGGTTTTAAAGATGATACCTTATGGTTATTTCAAATTCGACCCTTTGTCGAAAACAAAAAAGCGCTTAGTTCAGGTTACTTAGAGTCTATAACGCCGAAAATAGATGCGCTTAAAAAAATACAACTTTCAACAAAATTATAA
- a CDS encoding serine hydrolase yields MKKILLLAAAIILCLAFTSITLYPIDGYEQTGIKRLLRLELIKNGALKETTPLPEGAKKSWSDIQLNLSERASDSVGSFFQIDETFQKEINGLFRGLDKSYSLTVLDISDIDHIRYAKRNETAGYQPGSVGKLAVLIALFTQLEKIYPDSWESRTDLLKHKNVKAGVWGLTDEHTIPIYNIEKKTQIKRQVVASDVFSLYEWADHMLSVSNNGAASIVWREALLMAAFGQEYPELTDEKALEYFKTTPKKELTDLANDVVNLPLRELGISHDEWRLGSFFTRGANTYVGDKGGSIGTPVGMMKFLVQLEQGQVVDAQSSLEMKRLMYMTDRRIRYAQSPSLKDAAVYFKSGSLYKCDRSNGQVCGKYMGNIQNFMNSVIIVEQPDNCTYMVVLMTNVLGKNSASDHMYLASAIDKIVRK; encoded by the coding sequence ATGAAAAAAATACTTCTTCTTGCTGCTGCTATTATTCTGTGTTTAGCGTTCACAAGTATTACATTGTATCCTATTGATGGGTATGAACAAACTGGGATAAAACGACTGTTACGACTAGAACTAATTAAAAATGGAGCGCTAAAAGAAACGACCCCCTTACCCGAAGGGGCAAAAAAATCGTGGAGCGATATTCAATTGAACTTAAGTGAAAGAGCTTCCGATAGTGTTGGTAGTTTTTTTCAAATAGATGAAACTTTCCAAAAAGAAATTAATGGTTTATTTAGAGGTTTAGATAAGAGTTATTCGCTCACGGTATTAGACATTTCTGATATAGATCATATTCGGTACGCCAAACGCAACGAGACGGCTGGCTATCAGCCAGGTAGTGTAGGTAAATTGGCCGTTTTAATTGCGCTTTTTACTCAATTAGAGAAAATATACCCTGATTCATGGGAAAGTAGAACGGATTTATTGAAACATAAAAATGTAAAAGCGGGCGTTTGGGGTTTAACAGACGAGCATACCATTCCTATCTATAATATTGAAAAGAAAACTCAAATTAAAAGGCAAGTTGTGGCCAGCGATGTTTTTTCACTATACGAATGGGCAGATCATATGCTTTCGGTAAGCAACAATGGTGCTGCAAGTATTGTATGGCGTGAGGCTTTATTAATGGCTGCCTTTGGCCAGGAATATCCCGAATTAACCGACGAAAAGGCTTTGGAATACTTTAAAACAACGCCCAAAAAAGAGTTGACCGATTTAGCAAATGATGTGGTCAACTTACCGCTCCGGGAATTGGGTATTTCGCACGATGAATGGCGTTTGGGGAGCTTTTTTACAAGAGGAGCAAATACCTATGTGGGTGATAAAGGCGGAAGTATTGGAACGCCAGTAGGCATGATGAAATTTCTAGTTCAACTAGAGCAAGGCCAAGTTGTTGACGCACAAAGTAGTCTTGAAATGAAACGCTTGATGTATATGACCGATCGAAGAATTAGGTACGCACAATCTCCCTCTTTAAAAGATGCTGCCGTGTACTTTAAGTCAGGAAGTTTGTATAAATGTGATCGCTCAAACGGACAAGTATGTGGAAAATATATGGGTAATATTCAGAATTTTATGAACTCTGTGATTATTGTTGAACAACCTGATAATTGCACCTATATGGTTGTTTTAATGACCAACGTATTGGGTAAAAATTCAGCTTCAGACCATATGTATTTGGCTTCTGCCATTGATAAAATAGTGCGCAAATAA